In the genome of Cyclopterus lumpus isolate fCycLum1 chromosome 19, fCycLum1.pri, whole genome shotgun sequence, one region contains:
- the LOC117748711 gene encoding cytochrome c oxidase assembly protein COX19, whose protein sequence is MSTAMNFGTKSFKPRAPDKGSFPLDHFGECKAFKETFMKCLRDNHFDNSLCRLQSKDYLECRMDNQLMAKEPLAKLGYKDLEDPPPSQADGDPKP, encoded by the exons ATGTCTACCGCCATGAATTTCGGGACGAAGAGTTTTAAACCTCGGGCTCCCGATAAAGGCTCGTTCCCTCTGGATCATTTTG GAGAGTGTAAGGCCTTTAAGGAGACGTTCATGAAATGCCTGAGGGACAACCACTTTGACAACTCCCTGTGCCGACTGCAGTCCAAAGACTACCTGGAATGCCGCATGGACAA TCAGCTGATGGCCAAGGAGCCTCTGGCCAAACTGGGTTACAAGGACCTGGAGGATCCTCCTCCCAGCCAAGCAGACGGAGACCCTAAACCCTGA
- the LOC117748828 gene encoding arf-GAP with dual PH domain-containing protein 1 has translation MSLEPEGNNRLLQDVLARPGNETCADCGNPEPDWASLTLGVFVCQACSLLHRSIPHISRVKSVQDTWDASEVELTATKGNNAAKAKYEQKVPAFYYRPTHTDCKMLREQWIRAKYERNEFEFMEKQEPYSAGYREGFLWKRGRDNGQFLSRKFILSEREGALKYFNKQDARDPKAVMKIETLNATFQPAKIGNPCGLQITYLKDNSTRNIFVYHSDAKETVDWFNAIRAARFHYLQVAFPGASDEELVPKLTRNFMKEGFMEKTGPKHTEGFKKRWFTMDDRRLMYFKDPLDAYARGEVFIGSKENSYTVLSGLPSSTQGHHWNHGITIVTPDRKFLFACETEAEQRDWISAFQRVINRPMRPQEYAVEAHFKHKP, from the exons ATGTCGCTGGAACCGGAGGGGAACAACCGGCTCCTGCAAGACGTGCTGGCGAGACCGGGCAACGAAACGTGCGCCGACTGCGGCAATCCAG AGCCGGACTGGGCGTCGCTGactttgggtgtgtttgtttgccagGCCTGCTCGCTCCTTCACCGGAGCATCCCTCACATCAGCAGGGTCAAGTCTGTCCAGGACACGTGGGATGCCAGCGAGGTGGAG TTGACGGCCACCAAAGGAAACAATGCAGCCAAGGCCAAATACGAGCAGAAGGTTCCTGCTTTCTACtacagaccaacacacactgactgcAA gaTGCTGAGAGAGCAGTGGATCAGAGCCAAGTACGAGAGGAACGAGTTTGAGTTCATGGAAAAGCAGGAGCCTTACTCTGCAG GGTACAGAGAGGGGTTCCTATGGAAACGAGGAAGAGACAACGGTCAGTTTCTCAGCCGAAAGTTCATCCTGTCGGAGAGGGAGGGCGCGCTGAAATACTTCAACAAGCAGGAC GCCAGGGATCCCAAAGCGGTGATGAAGATCGAGACCCTCAACGCCACCTTCCAACCGGCCAAGATCGGCAACCCGTGCGGCCTGCAGATCACCTACCTGAAAGACAACAGCACAAGGAACATCTTCGTCTACCACAGCGATGCTAAG GAGACGGTCGACTGGTTCAACGCCATCCGAGCGGCCAGGTTCCACTACCTACAGGTGGCCTTCCCAGGAGCAAGTGACGAGGAG CTCGTGCCAAAACTGACCAGAAACTTCATGAAGGAAGGATTTATGGAGAAAACGGGTCCAAAG CACACGGAGGGCTTCAAGAAGAGGTGGTTCACAATGGACGACAGGCGGCTCATGTACTTCAAAGACCCTCTG GACGCCTACGCCCGGGGCGAGGTCTTCATCGGCAGCAAGGAGAACAGCTACACCGTCCTGTCCGGCTTGCCCTCCTCCACACAGGGCCACCACTGGAACCACGGCATCACCATCGTCACGCCggacaggaagttcctgttCGCCTGCGAGACCGAAGCCGAGCAGCGGGACTGGATCTCTGCCTTCCAGAGGGTCATCAACCGACCCATGAGGCCGCAGGAATATGCAG TGGAGGCCCACTTCAAACACAAGCCCTGA